The Neodiprion virginianus isolate iyNeoVirg1 chromosome 5, iyNeoVirg1.1, whole genome shotgun sequence genome contains a region encoding:
- the LOC124306461 gene encoding metabotropic glutamate receptor has product MQPFRGTSLAWLALMIVNVVTATRKNEREAVLIPGDIVLGGLFPVHEKGGSSCGPKIYNRGVQRLEAMLFAVDQINKQHEILPGIALGVHILDTCSRDTYALNQSLHFVRASLSNQDISVLECADRSTPRVRKSANAGPVYGVIGGSYSSVSLQVANLLRLFHIPQISPASTANALSDKTRFDYFARTVPPDTFQSMALVDVVKSVNWSYVSTIYSEGSYGEYGIEMFTRQANDRNVCIAAAEKVPSAADDKVFDNIIAKLLKKPNARAVLLFTRAEDARRILEAARRSNLTQPFQWIASDGWGKQIKLVEGLEDVAEGAITVELQSENLPGFDDYMASLTPETNRRNPWFGEYWEDAFACTLQKNVPLVTNHTINVCSSRFQLTPAYGYEQESKVQFVVDAVYAFAYALHNLQSDLCGRNVGLCPAMVNFDRGVFYRSYLLNVSFTDAAGSEVKFDEHGDGLPRYDILNFRKVDPNGTNGYYYRVVGKWYNKSLNISTDDLVWSKGATEIPISACSLPCAAGMIKKQQGDTCCWVCDQCESYEYVFDEKTCKECEENHWPHPDKKGCYELPITYVKWSSAFAIVPAVISCLGITATLAVGGLLFRHRDTPVVRASGRELTGILLAGVLVCYLNTFVLLAKTTTVTCVLQRFGVGVSFSAVYGALLTKTNRIARIFDSASRSARRPRYISPTSQVCIATALIAFQVVITLVWMIVEPPGTKKFQPDRTQVIIRCNIQHMSFLFSQLYNALLIVISTIYAVKTRKIPENFNESKFIGFTMYTTCIIWLAFVPIYFGTENSHETQITTLCIAISLSASVALVCLYSPKVYIIIFQPDKNIRGKVTMSGSTFKKQGSSAGASSVTKCTACDGPSENVPLQPAINATAQTSVGTPQTPTRTVLAFKPVNEEAVAQL; this is encoded by the exons ATGCAACCATTCCGTGGGACTAGTTTGGCCTGGTTGGCGTTGATGATTGTTAACGTAGTCACGGCAACAAGGAAGAACGAACGAGAGGCTGTCCTGATCCCAGGAGATATAGTCCTGGGGGGGCTGTTTCCGGTTCATGAAAAAGGTGGCTCGTCCTGCGGTCCGAAAATCTACAACCGAGGAGTACAGAGGCTCGAGGCGATGCTGTTTGCCGTTGACCAGATAAATAAGCAGCATGAAATTCTACCGGGAATAGCGCTAGGTGTTCACATACTGGACACTTGCAGCCGGGACACTTACGCGTTAAATCAGAGCCTCCACTTTGTCAGAGCGTCGCTGTCCAATCAGGACATAAGTGTTCTGGAGTGTGCCGACCGTTCGACGCCGAGGGTTCGCAAGAGCGCGAACGCCGGTCCCGTTTATGGAGTCATCGGGGGCTCGTACAGCTCAGTTTCACTCCAGGTGGCAAACCTCTTGCGGCTATTTCACATACCGCAAATATCGCCGGCCTCGACCGCGAATGCGTTAAGTGACAAAACACGATTCGACTATTTCGCCCGCACCGTGCCACCGGACACCTTCCAGTCCATGGCCCTCGTGGACGTGGTCAAGAGCGTCAACTGGTCCTACGTCTCGACCATTTACTCGGAAGGCTCTTACGGCGAGTACGGAATCGAAATGTTCACGCGTCAGGCGAACGACAGGAACGTGTGCATCGCGGCCGCCGAAAAGGTGCCCAGCGCCGCGGACGATAAGGTGTTCGACAACATTATCGCTAAGCTCCTCAAGAAGCCCAACGCCAGAGCTGTCCTTCTCTTCACTAGAGCCGAGGACGCCAGACGGATATTAGAGGCTGCTCGTCGCTCGAACCTGACCCAACCGTTCCAGTGGATCGCGAGCGACGGCTGGGGGAAGCAGATCAAGCTTGTCGAGGGCCTTGAAGACGTCGCTGAAGGCGCGATCACGGTTGAACTTCAGTCCGAAAATCTGCCTGGCTTTGATGATTACATGGCCTCGCTCACTCCAGAGACAAATCGACGGAATCCGTGGTTCGGCGAGTACTGGGAAGACGCTTTCGCCTGCACCCTGCAGAAGAACGTACCCCTGGTCACCAACCACACGATCAACGTTTGCTCCTCGAGGTTTCAGCTGACACCGGCATACGGCTACGAACAAGAGTCCAAGGTCCAGTTCGTCGTCGATGCTGTATACGCCTTTGCCTACGCGCTGCACAACCTGCAGAGTGATCTCTGCGGACGGAACGTGGGGCTTTGTCCAGCTATGGTCAACTTCGACAGGGGTGTATTCTACAGGAGTTATCTCCTCAATGTTTCTTTCACTG atgCTGCCGGCAGCGAGGTGAAGTTTGACGAGCACGGAGATGGCTTGCCACGCTACGATATTTTGAACTTTCGCAAGGTCGATCCGAACGGCACCAACGGATACTATTACCGG GTAGTGGGAAAGTGGTATAACAAGTCCCTCAATATCAGCACGGATGATCTGGTCTGGTCGAAGGGAGCAACGGAAATTCCTATCTCGGCTTGTTCGCTGCCCTGCGCTGCCGGGATGATAAAGAAACAGCAGGGTGACACGTGCTGCTGGGTCTGCGACCAGTGCGAATCGTATGAGTACGTGTTCGACGAAAAGACGTGCAAGGAGTGCGAGGAGAACCACTGGCCACACCCTGACAAAAAGGGCTGCTACGAACTACCGATAACTTACGTTAAGTGGAGCAGTGCATTCGCTATTGTTCCCGCGGTGATCTCGTGTCTAGGGATCACCGCAACTCTCGCGGTTGGAGGTCTCCTCTTCCGGCACAGAGACACACCCGTTGTTCGGGCTTCCGGAAGAGAGTTGACCGGCATTCTTTTGGCCGGAGTACTCGTATGTTACTTGAACACTTTCGTCCTCCTGGCGAAGACGACCACCGTCACCTGCGTCCTGCAACGATTCGGCGTCGGTGTTAGTTTCAGTGCGGTTTATGGTGCCCTCCTCACAAAGACCAATAGAATAGCGAGAATATTCGACTCAGCATCGAGGTCCGCCCGCAGGCCTCGGTACATAAGCCCCACATCTCAGGTCTGCATCGCCACTGCCCTGATCGCCTTCCAAGTGGTCATAACCCTGGTCTGGATGATCGTCGAGCCACCGGGTACGAAGAAATTTCAACCCGACAGAACGCAGGTGATAATTCGGTGCAACATCCAGCACATGAGCTTCCTCTTCTCCCAACTCTACAACGCCTTGTTGATCGTAATATCGACTATCTACGCGGTCAAGACCCGCAAGATACCCGAGAACTTTAACGAGAGCAAGTTCATAGGGTTTACGATGTACACCACCTGCATAATATGGCTAGCCTTTGTCCCCATTTACTTCGGGACCGAGAACTCTCACGAGACCCAAATCACCACCCTGTGCATTGCCATCAGCCTCAGTGCATCGGTTGCGCTGGTCTGTCTCTACTCGCCGAAAGTCTACATCATCATATTTCAACCGGACAAAAATATTCGCGGAAAGGTAACCATGAGCGGCAGCACGTTTAAGAAGCAGGGTAGCAGTGCAGGTGCGTCTTCGGTCACGAAAT GTACCGCATGCGATGGACCGAGCGAAAACGTCCCTCTCCAGCCGGCAATCAACGCTACAGCCCAAACGTCAGTTGGCACACCACAAACTCCAACACGTACCGTCCTTGCGTTTAAACCCGTCAACGAGGAAGCAGTTGCTCAGCTTTAG
- the LOC124306463 gene encoding putative tyrosine-protein kinase Wsck, which translates to MILLWILTSVLGGITFAQEAYEYKGCYRNLEADVDFPVLAVNHPSSPSECIRECGSRYYMFAGLMNDQQCYCGSEYGRSGPSLGCTIYCVAEPTALCGSLDSVSVYSTGLKGPSPPRHIQLIRSEPGALQITWEPPNVPNGKLIAYNLRAVSLTSHASGFLPTIEIQVQGGSSNTTTMRGLQPGTNYNVSIVAVNTHGSGSAAYSTNWTLIGQPDKPDPPKIVNKTDTTVTVVLAKGSSESGPVSRYQVVVVRAGTIPPTDSDRTYPGYEQSREEGLGYYVTGEFEAGDYERYKTFTIGDGRRNGRFYNAPLDTRSSMPHIGLIVTSEIRDEKKYSYSELTNTVSAGLEAPKPRGASATVVVLYVAIVLLGVLLLASVLTYVVLRRRHARSRAKQSSEQQELTLQGPVCEVDNMAYVPEDVPERKNHYQDLKSKVWSIPKNFLVIDAAVVRRGRFGTVHMGTVQINGVPKTATVHTISDGLLRASEKKAMLRELDVCIRVGSHINLAGLIGTCETPESLYVVIEMPPQTLKNRLLAARSGDPLPPNQILSVGVSVASALLHLQNHKIVHTCLCARSVGLESDGTPKLMGHGIAKYALEDIKYIRWKALELLNNEKWHQEGVVWAFGVLLWEIFSMGGTPYADLVGDDEVEDAVRRHVRLPQLRDMPDPFYEVMLSCWSINRDERPTLDELVRIDTLSVCPITSVTEPYIPELELN; encoded by the exons ATGATTCTTCTTTGGATACTGACTTCAGTGCTCGGTGGCATCACTTTTGCCCAGGAGGCTTACGAATATAAGGGATGCTACCGAAACTTGGAAGCTGATGTGGACTTTCCAGTACTGGCAGTCAATCATCCGAGCTCGCCATCCGAATGTATCCGGGAATGCGGTTCCCGATATTACAT GTTTGCAGGTCTGATGAACGACCAGCAATGCTACTGCGGCAGCGAATACGGAAGAAGCGGTCCTTCCTTAGGGTGCACAATCTATTGCGTAGCTGAGCCCACCGCGCTGTGCGGTTCCCTTGACTCCGTAAGCGTTTACAGCACTGGGCTAAAAG GTCCAAGTCCACCAAGGCACATTCAACTGATCCGCAGCGAGCCTGGAGCGCTTCAGATAACCTGGGAGCCACCGAACGTCCCGAACGGTAAACTGATAGCCTACAACCTTCGGGCGGTCTCTCTGACGTCGCATGCCTCTGGTTTCCTGCCTacgattgaaattcaagtgCAAGGCGGTTCGTCGAACACGACGACAATGCGGGGTCTGCAGCCTGGCACGAATTACAACGTCTCAATAGTCGCGGTGAACACTCACGGTAGCGGATCGGCAGCTTATTCCACAAATTGGACGTTGATCGGTCAACCAGACAAGCCGGACCCCCCGAAGATCGTGAACAAAACGGACACCACGGTGACCGTTGTGCTGGCCAAGGGCTCGAGCGAATCGGGCCCGGTAAGTCGGTACCAAGTGGTCGTCGTCAGGGCAGGAACGATCCCACCGACGGACAGTGATCGGACTTATCCAGGCTACGAACAGTCCAGGGAGGAAGGCTTGGGCTACTACGTGACCGGAGAGTTCGAGGCCGGTGACTACGAGCGGTACAAGACCTTCACGATTGGGGACGGCAGAAGAAACGGTCGCTTCTACAACGCGCCGTTGGACACACGGTCGTCGATGCCGCACATTGGGCTGATCGTGACGTCCGAGATTAGGGATGAGAAGAAGTACAGCTACTCGGAGTTAACTAATACTGTTTCGGCGGGCCTGGAAGCCCCCAAACCCAGAGGTGCCAGCGCGACCGTGGTCGTCCTCTACGTGGCCATCGTTCTCCTCGGGGTCTTGCTCCTCGCATCCGTCCTGACTTACGTCGTTTTGCGGCGGCGGCACGCCAGGAGCCGGGCCAAGCAGTCGTCCGAACAGCAGGAGCTCACGCTTCAGGGACCTGTTTGCGAGGTGGATAATATGGCGTACGTGCCCGAGGACGTTCCCGAGCGGAAGAACCACTACCAGGACTTGAAGAGCAAGGTGTGGAGCATCCCGAAGAACTTTCTGGTCATCGACGCAGCAGTTGTTCGCCGCGGAAGATTTGGGACCGTTCACATGGGGACGGTGCAGATAAACGGGGTCCCGAAGACCGCCACCGTTCACACCATATCCGACGGCCTCCTCAGGGCCTCGGAGAAAAAGGCGATGCTGAGGGAGCTTGACGTCTGCATAAGAGTTGGAAGCCACATCAATTTGGCAGGACTTATCGGCACCTGTGAGACTCCTGAGTCGCTCTACGTCGTCATTGAGATGCCGCCGCAGACCCTGAAGAATCGATTGCTCGCCGCGAGGTCCGGCGATCCTCTACCTCCCAATCAGATACTCTCCGTTGGTGTGTCCGTCGCCTCAGCGCTGCTTCACCTACAGAATCACAAGATCGTTCACACCTGTCTCTGCGCCAGAAGCGTCGGTCTCGAAAGCGACGGCACTCCCAAGCTGATGGGACACGGGATAGCGAAGTATGCTCTTGAGGACATCAAATACATCCGCTGGAAGGCTCTCGAGCTCCTGAACAACGAGAAGTGGCACCAGGAGGGCGTCGTCTGGGCCTTCGGGGTCCTCTTGTGGGAGATATTTAGCATGGGGGGGACGCCTTACGCGGATTTAGTCGGCGATGACGAGGTCGAGGACGCCGTCAGACGACACGTTAGACTACCTCAGCTCAGGGATATGCCGGATCCGTTTTACGAAGTGATGCTGTCCTGCTGGAGCATCAATCGGGACGAAAGACCGACGCTCGACGAACTTGTCAGAATC